taagaagaagaagaagatggtgcgactctgtccgtccgtctgtctgtctgtctgtcacatcgctaaatatctcaagaaccactTAAGTAGtaaacaacgctaacccagacacattgaaagtattatttttgtaataggtatgggaaatgcccaatatgaagagggggcataATTTCatagtctagtgactaggtatgtaggtagtggggtatcatttaaaagagcccaaattgtacattccaaaacatttttttatttttttctaagtgaaaaaaaaaagatttatgaaggaaaatgtgataaaaaaactacccccccccccccccccccccccttatactctgaagtttaccgaagaaaatttataaattttaatttttacataatattaacattacgacaggaaaaatataatcagacctctatcttgataactttttttttaattaacaaaaacatttCCTAATTCAGTtcgcaatttaaccaactttacgtatCTTTATTACACTTGGAATTTCTatgattacatttttataaatttctatggaaatcggttcacatgataaggAATTGTCCTCGAAAAACCAATTCCATCACGCATGTTAGTTAGACAATTTTCCGATAGAtgacgctgtacacaattatacctagtataggtacttctgatcaaaagtctttcgcctttatagtttttttttgtgtgtttggTAATTTTTCACAAGAGCTATGATTTTTCACAAACTCTTTCTGGCTGAAAGCACTGCACCTTAAGCTAGGTTATTCGTTCTCAATTTACAAGGTATGGTATGCGAGATTGCGAGACAGAGCATCTCGAAGGGTCACGCAGGGCCAGGTACCGAACCCGTGACATTGCCAAGGTGCCCTTCCCGCCAACAAACAGCGACGCCCTGCTTTTACGATTTGCAAGAAAATGCCCAAAAGTCAATGTCATGGATTATTCAACTTTGACTTACTTATAACACTTTTACGTATTTAATAactataattttgtaaaaatttaaGGATGTAGGTAGGTACCCGTTCGAAGTCACTATATAGTACTTTTTAATGAGACTAATAAGAGAAAATACCTGTCTCATGTTGGTAGCATGCTCTAATAGTatattagtacattatgatacaagtgtgctaagttggtcattacacacgaggcgatattgtgcgcgcgagctgtaagcgagcgcgcaacaAGAAAGCCGacgtgggtaatgaccaatgcacacgcgtttcatttcacgtttttcaacacacttgcgaagaaaaaacaaaactaataaatcagatttttttgtcaaaacagtaaaggtacctacaattttcaaaatggtggcttacagttttaacatcgaataattgcaccaaagcgtgctgggcttgtaggcacttattcgccaatTCATTAGAagaagctaccaacacgttttccaagaaagactaggcgtttttgctgattttccattgaataaaagtttcatatgccgccaattatttttcacccgattttgatggtaaaaagctatcgttctcggctcttgcctctattagtattactggcagcgtccattttatgtgttcttcattttcaatgcttgaaaatgacatgttcgtcaatatataaactaaaaacatgcaaaactattccaattttatgacaaatacggaaagtgactggcgcgttatttttttttatgcacgattccaatgcgcgcgcaaggcaaaggcgcgcaCGAGTTCCATAAAcagtcaattaaaaaaatgtaaaaaagctaatattttcgtatttcttttcgacggatggagatcaaatcgataaaatgttatgtttattcattaatgtaatttacgagataatttaatctataaattatgtttagtgtgctaaaacctctttgaactaacattagaaacctaatagttggtttaaaaaaaaatattactcgaccaaattaagaaggctccgtttccatgcatattatttgaaatcagttaccttcttaactcagtcgaataataaaatgaaaaggcccaagtgttataatatactaaaaaagcacgcgtgtttaatatctaggattatgagccaaaaatcggtggaataaaaacgtcgttttgagcaagtgtgttgaaatagtacattacgattcaAGTGCGaagaataggaaattcgaaatgagtggcgataaattaaaacacgaccgaagggagtgttttaaatcgacacgtgtTGCGAATTacgtattcgcacatgtatcgtacaacgttttatagtacatatggccctttaaatgttcgacacagtaacgtaatatgctaattttcgcactagtgctataaagtagcaccatatgtactgtaaatatacattatgatacaagtgtgctaagttggtcatcacacacgaggcgatattgtgcgcgcgagctgtaagcgagcgcgcaataaaaaagccgatgtgggtaatgaccaatgcacacgcgtgtcatacgacgtttttcaacacacttgcgaggaaaaaacaaaactaataaatgcgaacatttttgaagtgaaaatttttgtgatggtgaaaaaatgttaaactcgcgtcaagGCGTCAGGTGtcaccgtcagattgaaaattcgtaagacggacacgtgacgtcatggtgacgtgcaaattgaatgttatcaaagcctggttacttttgaaaaatcgtatctcattcaagtgtgacattttattttcttcataatcaaagtgctgtcatatcggttaaagaggtttaacctttgttaattgtgttgtattgtatctttgtgttgttggatgtccatgattgtagatactcaaaatgttccttaccaaaaagttaaaaaacagaaaagaagcgtgttTGTTtctacttaatatgatggtgaacgattcattaacatttattgattgtgtaggctgtattcctgctcacgtctcatgaataaCTCTGTATACAGAGTATACATgtagatatatataaatataaataaataaataaataaatattataggacattattacacaaattgactaagtcccacagtaagctcaataaggctaatatatgttatatatttactgaacactaaaattcgcatttcaaaatatcttccacactcaaatttatttacgtaggtatatagagaattatctccttttataaaactgctactcaatttctccaaaatatcaaaaatgcacaacgttaatattcaagtttacaCTTCTGCctgcactcccggagtgcaacccgttgttttttttgacGCTGTCGTTTTTCACGCAGGGAACACAGCTAAAATCATCACCATGCAACTACGATGTATACCTGGTATATAACTAGGAATATAGACGAATACATTGCTCTCATCGACCTACCGTATTATTTATAAGCATTATTTGCCTGGGCAAatcttacaaggaaaggtacccaactgtccggttccgatttgatttagaTTTacatatgttatagagtagtctaaaataacggacacgtattttttttttagctgcccaaactcaacctattgggagaaattgtcctccaaagtattaaaaagttactaaatctaaaagtgatgctcaagcaatttgctagttaatggcgtatttgagtatatgtttgagaacaggaaaaaataatgtacacgtgttttgttatatctccTTAAACTCAAGTGTTCCTAATAAAACACCCGtgtttatgtgtaactttagcgataagatattataaaacttcgaaagtcgatttttttttggaaaaaaatgagtttcagccgatataacaaaacacgtgctcattattttttcctgctctcaaacatatactcaaaccagccattaactagcaagttgcatgagcatcactttctataagAGTTAGatgatttagtaattttttagtactttggaggacaatttctcccaataggttgagtttgggcagctgaaaaaaatacgtgtctgttattttagactactcctacctttacttacctacctttccttgttaggcATATCATGTAATGGCGGCGTTTCATTATAGGAATGCCTAGGAATTGCATTATGTGGCGGATTTCACGATGGGCTGCCGACATATCAATCAGTAGATTCTTGACTTGACTATACTTGATGATCCATAGCTAACTATTCATGTTTACATCTTATAAATCCATGGAGTAATACGGAACCTTCACGCCATACTTTTTCTCCTATGATCCGTTGATTGCACCGGCCCATAATGCACTAGTAATTGACGGATACCTGTGCAGCGGCTCGAGACGGCACACGCTAGACTTTTTCAGACGCGCACTGGACCAAGTGACGTAAAAACTACGGTAAAGCTTGCACTTTATTAGATACCACTCGCTATAAAATAGAatgagtacctacctacttaatcgCATCAACTCAAACATTCGCGGAAATATCGTGCCGTTATTATAATAGATCGCATATTTTTTTACCTTGTGGATACCTTGACTTGACACTGGTattccgtggaaacctttccgaaGGAGAGGGCGACTTATctatacaaattaataattcTTACATCTTACTATACCTATATacttagtattttatgcaacagttgtataagaaggatcaaaaaaggcgagtggcgtgagctAAAGGAATACGctacgagcattttttgacctacttacaCAACGTTGCCTACAATACTTGTTCCTACgggtcaacaaaaataaatcttaatttaggtaaacaaagcaaaagtatatagctaaCATACGCGAGCacaccttgttacgcgcccggcccgccgcggCCCGGCCGGTTGgtgacaccttctcgtaactcatcatgaggccctggtacttgctacttgctaaattaaatttttggacagttttttctcgatttttggCCATAGTAGCCTACGGatactaacaagcaacgctaagcggtcttcgtagtctatgggtgttgctatattacgggtgtcacatgcgtgtttctgacttatggagtaattgtttttactatacaaccaaatgaatattttgtaagtagtAGTTGGCACCAATGCACTTAGAACTGTATTAGTTtagattttgttaggttggtagctattaatcgcagtaacgttatagcgatttaaAGCACataagtgctgttatgaggaatagacaatatagacttttcttgaaacctgtatgttcttatatacattagaatgcataaatgacagataacagtagaggagtaggaaaagataTAAAGAATGGGTCGgggtttttttcatattttatggaGAAATTCAAAGacatttttagtttagtttagtttatttatctctcaataCAATGCTCATAGTTAATGTAAAAGGATACATaagcaattacttatcgtatagTGATCGTCAGATACAATGTGAAATctaattattcaatttaaaattattacaatacaatttaatgTTATAGAGGtagtttatatacaattatagtaTATATTCAGATCTAACTATATTTCTATTCCCTCTGGGGTGCCCCAAGGTTCGCACTTGGGCCCTCTTTACTACAACGCCTACATTTATGACATAAGCCAAGTAATAAAACTCTCTAAACATCTGTTATACGCGGATGTTAAAAAGATTTTTCTACGCGTGCGGTCAGTCGATGattgcaaacttttacaaaatgACTTGTATAGCCTATTGGATTATTACACTGCAAATAGAATAAATGTTAGTATCAAGAAATGCCAAACAATATGttatactagaaaaaaaaaccctattgaattctcatatcattttaataatGTACAAATAGAAAGGGTGTATTTAGTTCGCGATTTAGAAATTTACTTCGATtgcaaaatgttattttcaagCCACATAGACACAATTGTGACTAAAGCTTACCGTAATCTTGACTTTGTTATCCGCACATGTAGTCCTTTTAGATCACCACTTACGTTACAAGTTGTGTGTGCTGAATTACATACTCgcaatgaaagaaaaaaatataaaatactatatactATAGATGTGGGGATGTATTGGggtgtaatataatatactatagATGTCCATTGAGATGTATGCCATGCAATATTTTGGGAAATGAAAGTTACGCCTGACATTTATGTTTATCGATACAGTTGACTGaataatatttgataaaatgaaacttgacattggGAATAGTTGTTttgccaaatatttttttgagaaatGATAATTTGGGAAGTGATACCTTGGGAAAAGTTTTTTGGCCATTCATTAGTAAACctaagtgagagtaaaagagaaagatccccgaaattagcaaattgcggggatctttctcttttactctcactaaaaggtaattagagtgacagagaaaagtgcccgcaattgacgaatttcgattttcccggtagccgccctgatcCGTAGACGTTACCTGCTGGTTACGTGAAACAACTGAAACAAGTACACTCTAACGACATCTAGCGACATGTGTTGAAGCGTGAAACAATGTCGCGTTCAGAATCCGTCAgtaaatttatgtttttattttaaagttatctTTTAACTAACTTATTGGGGATGTATTGGGGTGATATCCAACTAGTGtcaaaaatacttttttggTTTTTGAATtacattataaaatgtaataaatttaatattatcctaataaataaatttaacagtCTTCTTAAACTGATCGCTCAAATGTCAAATTAATGACGTTTCGTTTCATACATCGTAATCGTAAATAGTTTTGAACGTCTAGCTAGCGGACGTAACGTAGACAAATAGAATATAGAAAATTACTCttgatgtttatttattacgttGTCGCAATCAAATAGTTATCGAAATGTTTTCCAGTGGATGTGTGTTAACAATATTAGTGCTTTACTCATGGTAAGAATTTAAATGATTAGAATTTTGCATGGCATTTGGTATTCGTGAAAGTACTTAACCCACCCAATCTTTACGATTTTAGCTTTGATTTTGCACATCTAAGAAAATCAGGCTACAAGGACAACACGGATCATCATTGGGATGTGCTGATTTTCACTCAACAGTGGCCAACAACTTCGTGTGAGGAATGGAAAGAAAAGAGTCCTTCACATAAATGTACAATGCCAAGCGTTCCGAATTCGTTTTCTATCCATGGGCTATGGCCGACAAAATACCATACTTTGGGACCCTTTTTCTGTAATCGCTCTGCACATTTCGATCCAGAGGCAATTAAATCCATTGAAACAGAACTAACAGATGTGTGGACCAATATTGaatatggtaaaaataatataagtttgTTTTGCTGATTCACTTACCTTTACTTTGCTTTGCTGGTCAGTCATGCCATATccatttattatgtaactaattATTTCAGGCACATCTACATACTCCCTATGGGCTCATGAATGGACCAAGCATGGTACCTGTGCTGCAGAGGTCCTAGAGAACTTCAATACAGAACTTAAATACTTCACCAGGGGCCTGGAATTTTACAGAACGTACAATTTAACAAACATACTCAGTGAAGCAGACATTGTACCATCAGTGAACAAGGGTTATGATGTAGTTGATATAGTTAATGCAATTAGGGTTCACCTTGGTGTGAATCCAGTAGTGGAATGTAGAAAAGAGAAAGGCAAAAGCACCTTATTTGAAATACGTATTTGTTTTACTAAGGAATTAAAGATTGTTGACTGTGATGGTGTGGTACATGGAACAAGTGACAATGTACTCACAAACTGTGATCGAACCCAGAAAATCCTATATTTGCCATACAGTACCACCTCTGGTCTTGTACAGTGGTATAAACTGATAACTTGGTTGCAATGGTTCACTCtataatttgtttcttaatttGGATGTACAGTTTGCACAGGAAAGATATAGATTCAGGGACTGAGGAACTGGAAGGCTGTGCAGTGCCAGGCACCTGGCATGGAGGTCAACGCTCACAAGGTCAGTATGTGAACTGTACATtgtaaattcaaaaaaatatcactttcTAATCCAAGGCATCacataaactaaattattatcatgtttgatgtaaaatatgataatttttcAGTTTATGCTAGGTTTGATGTTAATATTatcaaaactattaaaatattaattcaaatGTCAGAAGGTTAACAATAATATGATAAAtgctgttatttatttattatttatgtaaattttatgtaaaGTAACCATATCatcaatttattgtttttttgacAAACATCTTGAACTATAATCAATAGCATAGCAGCTATTTTTAGCTacttacaaagaaaaataattgcaCTTATAATTGCCAACTAATACACATCTTAACCAAGCAATTCAAACAGTTCGTTGCTAAATGTTAGCAGTTAGTATAAATTAgacaaaatatttcaatttagtGCTGCACATGGCacaattttgcaaaaaaaatccaCATTATTAATAGGCACAACAAACATCATTTATATCATGTTTTATGTTATCCCTGAAGCTGATGCTGTCTTCAATATTaatcatagattttttttaatgaattgcTACATTATAAGTGTTTGAACTAAGTAGGTAGTATTTAGGAATACTAGTCTGATTATAGATTGTATGGTTTTTCTGCTTCTTGCCGTTCTTACTTACCTGCCGGAATATGTGTCTGGGTGTTTATCAATTTAAACAACTTTCTGTATCTCTTACAAATCTTCTCTCAATATCGGTGTACTCGGGTAATTCCGAAAAAGAACTCTAATGTAATGAAATTATGGGTGATTTTAGCAATTAGCAGACATTTTGAAGTATTCGGCTTTACCCACATACACCTTAATACATTCACGTAATTTTTTGCTGTTAcaattatgtttgtttattctGGAACTCAATGggcgaatatttttttatgtttttattttcttcagttaaaaaaacaattaacatGAATTATTTCTTTCAAGTCTAAGAAGTTTGCATTTATAACACTAGTGCAAGGAGTTCCTAaattattcaatattattaaatgaatTACCTATAAGAGAAACTAATTTTACCCCAAATCACCAACCTTGCAAACTTTATAGCTCAACTCTTAACCTCCGCGGGGGTAAGTACACGCAACagattttatattttcaagGTCAAGTCACTGCTACAAGTCTCATTGAAATTAACACtgaaattattgtaataattcaataactattgtctatttttattaataataaatgaatttttaaatgtgttgttttatttatcagCAGCGGCTAGTAAATATAGAAGACAAC
The nucleotide sequence above comes from Cydia pomonella isolate Wapato2018A chromosome 2, ilCydPomo1, whole genome shotgun sequence. Encoded proteins:
- the LOC133534583 gene encoding ribonuclease Oy: MFSSGCVLTILVLYSCFDFAHLRKSGYKDNTDHHWDVLIFTQQWPTTSCEEWKEKSPSHKCTMPSVPNSFSIHGLWPTKYHTLGPFFCNRSAHFDPEAIKSIETELTDVWTNIEYGTSTYSLWAHEWTKHGTCAAEVLENFNTELKYFTRGLEFYRTYNLTNILSEADIVPSVNKGYDVVDIVNAIRVHLGVNPVVECRKEKGKSTLFEIRICFTKELKIVDCDGVVHGTSDNVLTNCDRTQKILYLPYSTTSGLVQWYKLITWLQWFTL